A genome region from Flavobacterium sp. includes the following:
- a CDS encoding TonB-dependent receptor, which translates to MKLNCRNKITVLLVLFAAQLSFSQVKKNENIGTETVNVVKPYSPTISDAFKVKETPSLDDAGNQPKETIKYSILSVPVASTFTPSKGNAQAVDKSKKERLFNNYATLGVGNYGTLNAELFVTQDLGNNDYLAGMLRHHSSQGGIKDVNLNDEFYDTGLNIGYGQNNRDMSWGVELGYQNQIYNWYGLPADFGMTLAPGTQEDLIRGINPNHSYNTISVGGNAEFTESIFSKISTRFTHFSDSFSSSENRFYLKPTFKVDVMDQAINTNVIIDHVSGSFEHNYTRDNVEPLKYSLTNFGIEPSFVVHENDWTLELGAGLFYALDSENSGNKFYIYPKVNASYKLVGDLMIFYTGVNGGLNQNSYADFVNENPFLSPTLNMRPSSTQYNVFAGLKGKLANNVSYNLTGSYLNEKDKALFKSNDYTEDFSNQNYAFGNSFGVIYEDIRTFRFYGELKADFSQNVSFGINGTFNSYNTDNIVEAWNLPSMKLSSNLDVNITKQWYAGLNVFYVGERKDMQSNLNSGVDPVITTLKSYFDANAHLGYKYNDRLTFFLKLNNIGNQAYQKWLNYPVQGFQVLVGGNYKFDF; encoded by the coding sequence ATGAAATTAAACTGCCGAAATAAAATTACCGTTTTGCTCGTGTTATTTGCTGCTCAGCTTTCGTTTTCGCAAGTTAAGAAGAATGAAAATATCGGAACTGAAACGGTAAACGTAGTAAAACCTTATTCGCCAACAATATCAGACGCTTTTAAAGTGAAAGAAACTCCTTCGCTTGACGATGCGGGAAATCAGCCAAAAGAAACTATTAAGTATAGTATTTTGTCTGTTCCGGTAGCTTCGACTTTTACGCCTTCAAAAGGAAATGCACAAGCCGTGGATAAGTCTAAAAAAGAAAGATTATTCAATAATTATGCAACGCTTGGAGTTGGAAATTACGGAACACTAAACGCTGAATTATTTGTAACTCAGGATTTAGGAAATAATGATTATTTGGCTGGAATGCTGCGCCATCATTCTTCTCAGGGCGGAATTAAAGATGTGAATCTAAACGATGAATTTTATGATACAGGTTTAAATATTGGTTATGGACAAAATAACCGTGATATGTCATGGGGAGTAGAATTAGGATATCAAAATCAAATATATAATTGGTATGGTCTGCCTGCTGATTTTGGAATGACCTTGGCGCCTGGAACTCAGGAAGATTTAATAAGAGGAATTAATCCAAATCATTCTTATAACACGATTTCTGTAGGTGGAAACGCTGAATTTACAGAAAGTATTTTCAGTAAAATTTCAACAAGATTTACCCATTTTTCAGACAGTTTTTCTTCTTCAGAAAATCGTTTCTATCTAAAACCAACTTTTAAAGTTGATGTGATGGATCAGGCAATTAACACTAATGTCATTATAGATCATGTTAGTGGTTCGTTTGAGCATAATTATACAAGAGATAATGTTGAGCCATTAAAATATAGTCTGACTAATTTTGGAATCGAGCCGAGTTTTGTGGTTCATGAAAACGACTGGACATTAGAACTCGGAGCTGGTTTATTCTATGCTTTGGATTCTGAAAACAGCGGAAACAAATTTTATATTTATCCAAAAGTAAATGCTTCTTATAAATTAGTTGGCGATTTAATGATTTTCTATACAGGTGTAAATGGCGGTTTGAACCAAAATTCATATGCTGATTTTGTGAATGAAAATCCATTTCTTTCTCCAACTTTAAATATGAGACCAAGCAGTACACAATATAATGTTTTTGCAGGGTTAAAAGGAAAACTGGCAAATAATGTGAGCTATAATTTAACAGGTTCTTATTTAAATGAAAAAGACAAAGCTTTGTTTAAAAGTAATGATTATACAGAAGATTTTTCGAACCAGAATTATGCTTTCGGGAACTCATTTGGAGTTATATATGAAGACATCAGAACCTTTCGTTTTTATGGTGAATTAAAAGCTGATTTTTCTCAAAACGTGTCTTTCGGAATCAACGGAACTTTTAATAGTTATAATACAGATAATATAGTGGAAGCATGGAATCTGCCTTCGATGAAATTAAGTTCAAATCTGGATGTTAATATCACGAAACAATGGTATGCAGGATTAAACGTTTTCTATGTGGGAGAACGTAAGGACATGCAGTCTAATTTAAATTCTGGAGTTGATCCGGTTATTACCACTTTAAAAAGCTATTTTGATGCCAATGCACATTTAGGATATAAATACAACGACCGTTTGACTTTCTTCTTAAAATTAAACAATATCGGAAATCAGGCTTATCAAAAATGGCTGAATTATCCTGTTCAGGGATTTCAGGTTTTAGTAGGAGGAAATTATAAGTTTGATTTTTAA
- a CDS encoding PhzF family phenazine biosynthesis protein — translation MSLPFYIVDVFADKKYAGNQLAVFLDAGNLSSQEMQQMAREINFAESTFVTKLDKENNKAEIRIFTPAHEMQFAGHPIIGTSWVLMNTIFENSPSEIKLEVPIGPIAIHKTEELIWLKAAQPKFWDIFSKEDFTTFSNLTVSDFENQFPIQEITTGSAFVMVGLSSNRALENLILDKDKTDEWLKQHCKTDHRGLYFYYLEGDKLFSRMLCIEHNQLVEDAATGSASTCLQAFLLKYHKPEFELINYQGDYIGRPSQIYFKGKLENDQFDIKIGGKAQFVAKGDWEA, via the coding sequence ATGAGTTTACCTTTTTATATAGTTGATGTTTTTGCTGATAAGAAATATGCCGGAAATCAGCTGGCGGTTTTTTTGGATGCAGGAAATTTAAGTTCACAAGAAATGCAGCAGATGGCGCGCGAGATTAACTTCGCAGAAAGCACATTTGTGACCAAACTTGATAAAGAAAATAATAAAGCAGAGATCAGAATATTTACTCCGGCTCATGAAATGCAGTTTGCCGGTCATCCAATAATTGGAACTTCATGGGTTTTGATGAATACGATTTTTGAAAATTCACCAAGCGAAATCAAACTTGAAGTACCAATTGGACCAATTGCCATTCACAAAACAGAAGAATTGATTTGGTTAAAAGCGGCTCAGCCAAAATTTTGGGATATTTTTTCGAAAGAAGATTTTACAACTTTCAGTAATTTGACAGTAAGCGATTTTGAAAATCAATTTCCAATTCAGGAAATAACAACCGGAAGTGCTTTTGTGATGGTTGGTTTAAGCAGTAATAGAGCTTTAGAAAATTTGATTTTAGATAAAGATAAAACAGACGAATGGCTGAAACAGCATTGTAAAACAGATCACAGAGGCTTATACTTTTATTATTTAGAAGGAGATAAATTATTTAGCAGAATGTTATGCATCGAACACAATCAACTGGTTGAAGATGCAGCAACGGGAAGCGCAAGTACCTGTCTGCAGGCATTTTTGCTAAAATATCATAAACCTGAATTTGAACTGATTAATTATCAGGGAGATTATATTGGGCGTCCGTCGCAGATTTATTTTAAAGGAAAATTAGAAAATGATCAATTTGATATTAAAATAGGAGGAAAAGCTCAGTTTGTTGCAAAAGGAGATTGGGAAGCTTGA
- a CDS encoding tetratricopeptide repeat protein has product MRKISRFFLFQIILISTAVSAQKSAIYTYELKDFDKALALYNDKQYASAQHIFEYVKNNTAPTEEVKSDCAYYIANCAIRTNQANADTLMEKFVDDYPTSTKQNQAYIEVAQYFFEQGNYPKALQWFDKVDESYMSKKDSDKFNFQKGYSYFNAKNKKEATAYFNKVVNSPEYGSQAKYYLGFMAYEGDDYKEATKYFDEVSGEEKYKEKLSYYQADMNFKLGNFQKAIDLGQKAMAKSNEMEKSELNKIIGESYFNLKQYDKAIPYLEQYAGKKGKWNNTDFYQLGYAYYEQKNYEKAISQFNKIIEGKDFVAQNAYYHLGLSYLNTGKKQEALNAFKNASEMDFNAQIQEDAALNYAKVSYDIGNAYQTVPGILLDFLKKYPNNSSRAEVEKLLVDSYISTKNYKEALALLEKNRTAENKAAYQKVLFYRGVELYNESNYTEAGKMFKNAVSEQKTPEFTARATFWKAETEYLNDDMQNALLTYKQFAGLPAAKSTDEYKNINYNIGYTYFKLKEYDQAANSFQAQIDNNKEDKVRLNDSYLRLGDSRFVNSKYAQAMEAYGKAMDAKSVDADYAQFQKALSYGFMSKNDQKINELNNFLKMYKKSEYRDDVLFELGNTYVADKKNDLAIKTYDQLISEYKNGSFTSKAILKQGLIYYNSDRDEQALTKFKKVAAEFPKTPEALEAVSTARLIYVDSGKVDEYASWVRTLDFVSVTDAELDNDTYDAAFKQYSQNNSKTAITGFAGYVSKFPSGLHALEANFYLAQLYYAEGSETRSISNYQYVIDQPRSEFTEQALNRLAQIYLKAKDCDKAIPVLVRLENEADYPQNKNFAQANLMKCYYDKKDYDNSVVSAEKVLANPKADANVKADAQIIVARAAIQTGDEEKAKAAYAKLSTTSKGELAAEALYYDAYFKTKEGKFEASNTAVQKLAKNYSAYKYYGAKGLVLMAKNFYGLKDSYQATYILDNVINNFTDYPDVVEEAKKELSAIKAEESKTNSSINR; this is encoded by the coding sequence ATGCGTAAAATTTCCAGGTTCTTTTTATTCCAAATTATCCTTATTTCGACAGCTGTTTCGGCACAAAAATCGGCTATTTATACTTACGAATTAAAGGATTTTGACAAAGCGCTGGCTTTATATAACGACAAGCAATATGCATCGGCACAACATATTTTTGAATACGTAAAAAACAATACGGCACCAACAGAAGAAGTAAAATCTGATTGTGCGTATTACATTGCCAATTGTGCTATCAGAACCAATCAGGCAAATGCTGATACTTTGATGGAAAAATTCGTTGACGATTACCCTACAAGTACCAAACAAAATCAGGCTTACATTGAAGTGGCGCAATATTTCTTTGAACAGGGAAATTATCCAAAAGCTTTGCAATGGTTTGACAAAGTAGACGAAAGCTACATGAGCAAAAAAGATTCGGATAAATTTAATTTCCAGAAAGGCTACAGCTATTTTAATGCTAAAAATAAAAAAGAAGCTACTGCGTATTTTAATAAAGTTGTAAACTCTCCAGAATATGGTTCTCAGGCCAAATATTATTTAGGATTTATGGCTTATGAAGGTGATGATTATAAAGAAGCAACAAAATATTTTGACGAAGTTTCGGGTGAAGAAAAATACAAAGAGAAACTTTCGTATTATCAGGCTGATATGAATTTTAAATTAGGAAATTTCCAAAAAGCAATTGATTTGGGCCAAAAAGCAATGGCGAAATCAAATGAAATGGAAAAATCGGAACTGAATAAAATTATTGGTGAAAGTTATTTCAATTTAAAACAATACGATAAAGCGATTCCGTATTTAGAACAATATGCAGGGAAAAAAGGAAAATGGAACAACACCGATTTCTACCAGTTAGGTTACGCATATTACGAGCAGAAAAATTACGAAAAAGCAATTTCTCAATTTAATAAAATTATTGAAGGAAAAGATTTCGTTGCACAAAATGCTTATTATCATTTAGGTTTAAGTTATTTGAATACAGGCAAAAAACAGGAAGCTTTGAATGCTTTTAAAAATGCTTCGGAAATGGATTTCAATGCTCAGATTCAGGAAGATGCAGCGTTGAATTATGCTAAAGTAAGTTATGATATTGGAAACGCTTATCAGACCGTTCCGGGAATTTTACTTGATTTCTTAAAAAAATATCCAAACAATTCGAGCAGGGCAGAAGTAGAAAAACTTTTGGTTGATTCTTATATTTCGACTAAAAATTACAAAGAGGCTTTGGCTTTGCTGGAAAAAAACAGAACAGCAGAAAATAAAGCAGCGTATCAAAAAGTGCTTTTTTACAGAGGAGTTGAATTGTATAATGAATCGAATTATACTGAGGCCGGAAAAATGTTTAAAAATGCTGTAAGCGAACAAAAAACTCCTGAATTTACAGCGCGTGCCACTTTCTGGAAAGCAGAAACAGAATATCTTAATGATGATATGCAGAATGCCTTATTAACTTACAAACAGTTTGCCGGACTTCCTGCCGCAAAATCTACAGACGAATACAAAAACATCAATTATAATATTGGTTACACCTATTTTAAATTGAAAGAATACGATCAGGCTGCGAATTCATTTCAGGCGCAGATTGATAATAATAAAGAAGATAAAGTTCGTTTGAATGATTCGTATCTGCGTTTAGGAGATTCACGTTTTGTGAATTCTAAATATGCTCAGGCAATGGAAGCGTACGGAAAAGCAATGGATGCAAAAAGTGTTGATGCTGATTATGCTCAGTTTCAAAAAGCACTTTCGTATGGTTTTATGTCTAAAAATGATCAGAAAATCAATGAGCTGAATAACTTCCTCAAAATGTATAAAAAATCAGAATATCGTGATGATGTTTTGTTTGAATTAGGAAATACGTATGTGGCTGACAAGAAGAATGATTTGGCAATTAAAACCTACGATCAGTTAATTTCAGAATATAAAAACGGATCTTTTACTTCAAAAGCAATTTTGAAACAAGGTTTAATTTATTACAATTCCGATCGTGACGAACAAGCATTGACAAAATTCAAAAAAGTGGCAGCAGAATTCCCGAAAACTCCGGAAGCTCTGGAAGCTGTTTCAACAGCGAGATTGATTTATGTTGATTCTGGAAAAGTGGATGAATATGCAAGTTGGGTTCGTACTCTGGATTTCGTTTCGGTTACAGATGCTGAACTGGATAATGATACTTACGATGCAGCTTTCAAACAATACAGCCAGAATAACAGCAAAACGGCAATTACAGGATTTGCAGGTTATGTGAGCAAATTCCCTTCTGGATTACACGCTTTAGAAGCTAATTTCTACTTAGCACAATTGTATTATGCTGAAGGTTCTGAAACCAGATCAATTTCGAATTATCAATATGTTATCGACCAGCCGAGAAGTGAATTTACGGAGCAGGCTTTAAACAGACTGGCTCAGATTTACTTAAAAGCTAAAGATTGTGATAAAGCGATTCCGGTTTTAGTCCGCTTAGAAAACGAAGCCGATTATCCTCAGAATAAAAACTTTGCGCAGGCGAATTTGATGAAATGTTATTATGACAAAAAAGACTATGATAATTCAGTAGTTTCAGCAGAAAAAGTATTAGCAAATCCTAAAGCTGATGCCAATGTAAAAGCTGATGCACAGATTATCGTAGCTCGTGCAGCAATTCAAACAGGTGATGAAGAAAAAGCAAAAGCAGCTTATGCAAAATTGTCTACAACTTCAAAAGGAGAATTAGCAGCCGAAGCATTGTATTATGATGCTTATTTTAAAACCAAAGAAGGAAAATTTGAAGCGTCGAACACAGCAGTTCAAAAACTGGCAAAAAACTATTCTGCTTACAAATATTACGGAGCAAAAGGTTTGGTTTTAATGGCGAAAAATTTCTACGGATTAAAAGACAGCTATCAGGCGACTTATATTTTAGATAACGTAATCAACAATTTTACAGATTATCCGGATGTTGTTGAAGAAGCGAAAAAAGAATTAAGTGCAATTAAGGCGGAAGAGTCAAAAACGAATTCGTCGATTAATAGATAG